From the Acinetobacter wanghuae genome, one window contains:
- a CDS encoding MFS transporter has translation MDAAPRLSRADKRTLGLSSLGGALEFYDFVIYVFYAKLISELFFPSTLSPFWAMLNTYGIFAAGYFFRPLGGVVMAHFGDLIGRKRLFSLSILLMALPTLMIGLMPTFESIGYAAPILLLLMRMMQGIAIGGEIPAAWTFVSEHVPERRIGIANGVLTAGLSLGILLGALMSLFISLNFSEPEIKDWAWRIPFILGGVFGFVALYLRSYLKETPVFKAMQAKKELAKELPVKQVLANHKTATVIGMLFTWFLTGCVVVLILAMPNLLVGAFGFERSDAFKMQSAAIVMQMIGCILAGLLADRFGAGKVMLFGALLVALIAGIFYNSLGHVAPSTVFMLYMLLGLSSGTVGMVSYSMVKMFPAQIRFSGISFSYNVAYAIAGGITLPLVQWLSLYSNIGALYYIWTICLVTVLTTFVYRAKFEK, from the coding sequence ATGGATGCAGCTCCACGTCTTAGCCGAGCCGATAAACGCACTTTAGGGCTTTCATCCCTCGGTGGTGCGCTCGAATTTTATGATTTTGTGATTTATGTCTTTTACGCAAAATTGATTTCGGAACTCTTTTTCCCTAGTACCTTAAGTCCATTTTGGGCAATGCTCAATACTTACGGGATTTTTGCAGCGGGTTATTTCTTCCGACCCCTCGGTGGCGTGGTTATGGCGCATTTTGGAGACTTGATTGGTCGTAAACGCCTATTTAGCCTGTCTATTTTACTCATGGCTTTACCAACCCTGATGATTGGTTTAATGCCAACCTTTGAATCGATTGGTTATGCAGCACCTATTTTGCTGCTACTCATGCGAATGATGCAAGGCATTGCCATTGGCGGAGAGATTCCTGCAGCATGGACCTTTGTTTCAGAGCATGTACCTGAACGTCGAATTGGGATTGCCAATGGTGTGCTGACTGCGGGTTTATCCTTAGGGATTTTGCTTGGCGCGTTAATGTCACTGTTTATTTCACTGAACTTTAGCGAGCCTGAAATTAAAGATTGGGCATGGCGTATTCCGTTTATTTTAGGCGGTGTTTTCGGTTTCGTGGCGTTATACCTACGCAGTTATTTAAAAGAAACCCCAGTATTTAAAGCCATGCAAGCCAAAAAGGAGTTAGCAAAAGAGTTACCCGTCAAACAAGTCTTAGCCAATCATAAAACAGCTACTGTCATTGGCATGTTGTTTACATGGTTCTTGACTGGTTGTGTGGTGGTTTTAATTTTAGCGATGCCAAACTTATTGGTCGGGGCATTCGGTTTTGAACGTTCTGATGCCTTTAAAATGCAAAGTGCTGCCATTGTCATGCAAATGATCGGCTGTATTTTAGCAGGACTGTTGGCTGACCGTTTTGGCGCGGGCAAAGTGATGCTCTTCGGCGCGTTACTTGTCGCGCTGATCGCAGGTATTTTCTATAACAGTTTAGGTCATGTTGCACCATCTACCGTGTTCATGCTGTATATGCTGTTGGGCTTAAGTTCGGGTACAGTCGGCATGGTTTCTTATAGCATGGTCAAAATGTTCCCTGCTCAAATTCGCTTCTCGGGCATCTCATTTTCCTACAACGTGGCCTATGCAATTGCCGGTGGTATCACCTTACCGTTGGTACAATGGCTAAGCTTATATAGCAATATTGGGGCGCTGTACTATATTTGGACGATTTGTCTTGTGACTGTTTTAACGACCTTTGTCTATCGCGCGAAATTCGAAAAATAA
- a CDS encoding DUF2505 family protein translates to MAHQFTIEAKIQGISLADFTRLATDIKMHETVCQRIPAQNLEILESHLDGDIYTLKRAYNLDVKIPDMAKKMLKDAFRLHRTDVSNFANMTSTVKLGANLPIIASCERSVKGNDSEIELRLQWTVNVKVPLIGGMLEKHAEGEIRKFSGIEIDIIEDELRKQLVA, encoded by the coding sequence ATGGCGCATCAATTTACCATTGAAGCTAAAATTCAAGGGATTTCACTCGCGGATTTCACCCGTTTAGCAACAGATATCAAAATGCATGAAACGGTTTGCCAACGTATTCCTGCACAGAATTTGGAAATTTTAGAATCTCATTTAGACGGTGATATTTATACGCTGAAACGTGCCTATAACTTAGATGTTAAAATTCCAGATATGGCAAAAAAAATGCTGAAAGATGCTTTTCGTTTACATCGTACTGATGTGAGTAATTTTGCAAATATGACCTCAACCGTCAAGTTAGGTGCAAATTTACCGATTATTGCCTCATGCGAGCGTAGCGTGAAAGGCAATGACTCAGAGATTGAGCTTCGACTACAATGGACAGTAAATGTCAAAGTGCCTCTCATTGGTGGCATGTTAGAGAAACATGCGGAAGGTGAGATCCGTAAATTTAGCGGCATTGAAATCGACATTATTGAAGATGAACTTCGTAAACAACTCGTAGCATAA
- a CDS encoding GNAT family N-acetyltransferase, producing MIREGKVQDIPQIINVIQDSIRSCVDDHHRHESDIQAWLERYTDAQLMSDMLSNDCWVYLIHDQVVGIIMITDQGHIKMHFVAMPSQRMGIGSALYEHMLSKLSLKNISKIDVDSTLSSIPYYLNLGFQTHRPSGLDLNQTLYKYLF from the coding sequence ATGATCCGTGAAGGAAAAGTTCAAGATATTCCACAAATCATTAACGTCATTCAAGACAGTATCCGTTCTTGTGTTGATGACCATCATCGTCATGAAAGTGACATTCAAGCTTGGTTAGAACGCTATACAGATGCACAGCTCATGAGTGACATGCTGTCGAATGATTGTTGGGTCTACCTTATTCATGATCAGGTGGTGGGAATTATCATGATCACAGATCAGGGACATATTAAAATGCATTTCGTCGCCATGCCTTCGCAAAGAATGGGAATTGGCAGCGCCTTGTATGAGCATATGCTCAGTAAACTCAGCTTAAAAAACATCAGTAAAATCGATGTAGACAGTACTTTATCGTCTATTCCCTATTATTTGAATTTGGGCTTTCAAACCCATCGACCTTCTGGACTCGATCTAAATCAGACGCTGTATAAATATTTGTTCTAA
- a CDS encoding FKBP-type peptidyl-prolyl cis-trans isomerase yields the protein MSAELEIIDLTVGEGKEAVKGALITTHYTGWLEDGTKFDSSVDRGNYFETVIGTGRVIKGWDQGIMGMKVGGKRKLIVPSHLAYGSRKMGNVIPANSNLIFEIELFDVKTRD from the coding sequence ATGAGCGCTGAATTAGAAATTATTGATTTAACCGTAGGTGAAGGTAAAGAAGCAGTAAAAGGTGCATTAATTACCACACATTACACGGGTTGGTTAGAAGATGGCACGAAGTTCGATTCATCTGTCGATCGTGGTAATTACTTTGAAACTGTCATTGGTACAGGTCGTGTAATTAAAGGTTGGGATCAGGGCATTATGGGGATGAAAGTCGGTGGTAAACGCAAATTGATCGTTCCTTCACATTTGGCGTATGGTTCACGTAAGATGGGCAATGTGATTCCTGCAAACTCAAACTTAATTTTTGAAATTGAATTGTTTGATGTGAAAACCCGTGACTAA
- a CDS encoding YaeQ family protein: MALKATIYKADLNIADMDNHRYEDFQLTMAQHPSETIERLMVRILAYARFADEALEFTKDLFETDEPALWQKDLTGQLMKWIEVGSPDEDKVKKASARCKQVAVVTYGSSVDEWYKRNTKLKTLSNVEVWKLSTASTEAIQKLCERTMQLQLNIMDGEWTLIGDQAQAVIEWEQLQ; encoded by the coding sequence ATGGCGCTTAAAGCAACGATTTATAAGGCGGATTTAAATATTGCAGATATGGATAATCATCGTTATGAAGATTTCCAATTGACGATGGCACAGCATCCGTCTGAAACAATCGAGCGTTTAATGGTTCGAATTTTAGCCTATGCACGCTTTGCTGATGAAGCTTTAGAATTCACCAAAGATTTATTTGAAACCGATGAGCCTGCATTGTGGCAAAAAGACCTCACGGGGCAGCTCATGAAATGGATTGAAGTCGGTAGCCCAGACGAAGATAAAGTGAAAAAAGCCAGTGCGCGTTGTAAACAGGTGGCAGTGGTGACATATGGATCTTCTGTAGATGAGTGGTACAAACGCAATACCAAACTTAAAACCTTGTCGAATGTTGAAGTGTGGAAATTATCGACTGCGAGCACTGAAGCGATTCAAAAACTCTGTGAACGTACCATGCAGTTGCAGCTCAACATCATGGATGGCGAGTGGACATTGATCGGTGATCAAGCGCAAGCTGTGATTGAATGGGAACAATTGCAATAA
- a CDS encoding CobW family GTP-binding protein, whose amino-acid sequence MNVLSSAAAVPVHIISGFLGAGKTTLLKHLLTQKPEHETWAVLMNEFGQIGVDQQLLPQDQGYAVKELLGGCLCCSSQLPMQIALSRLLSESKPHRLFIEPTGLGHPSQLLEQLTEPHWLNHLNMQALVTVIDGSRLHDSAWTKQNLYADQLKAAHIVVISHADLMTDADQSALVQLQAEYAVYKQQWLITEHGKLDIAAIQQAYAGSPRRIQPLLKIQREQASEQAETIIQQLPYHYVEQAQGYTVAGWKLPKRWKFQCMDVLDLLCEQQDWLRIKAIFHTDEGWKSFNFNPEQFNYQSCEEAIDNRIEVIYQHSHDWSDFESSLLKCRIDALP is encoded by the coding sequence TTGAACGTACTTTCGAGCGCTGCTGCTGTGCCCGTGCACATTATTTCTGGCTTTTTAGGTGCAGGTAAAACCACCTTATTAAAACATTTACTGACTCAAAAACCTGAACATGAAACTTGGGCTGTGCTCATGAATGAATTTGGTCAAATTGGTGTCGACCAACAGCTCTTGCCTCAAGATCAAGGTTATGCCGTAAAGGAGCTGTTAGGCGGATGTTTGTGTTGCAGTAGCCAATTGCCCATGCAAATTGCATTGTCTCGCTTACTGTCTGAGTCAAAACCACATCGATTGTTTATTGAACCCACTGGGTTGGGGCATCCAAGTCAATTGTTAGAACAGCTGACAGAACCTCATTGGCTCAACCATTTAAATATGCAAGCCTTGGTCACGGTTATAGATGGCTCACGATTACATGACTCAGCGTGGACAAAGCAAAACTTATATGCAGATCAACTAAAAGCTGCACATATTGTCGTCATTTCACATGCCGATTTAATGACAGATGCAGATCAAAGCGCATTGGTACAGTTACAAGCTGAATACGCTGTCTATAAACAACAATGGCTCATAACCGAACACGGCAAATTAGATATTGCAGCGATTCAACAGGCATATGCAGGTTCACCGCGTCGAATTCAACCGTTATTGAAAATACAGCGCGAACAGGCATCAGAACAAGCAGAAACCATTATTCAACAATTACCATATCACTATGTAGAACAAGCACAGGGTTATACAGTCGCAGGTTGGAAATTACCAAAACGCTGGAAATTTCAATGTATGGACGTCCTTGATTTACTGTGTGAACAACAAGACTGGCTCAGAATTAAAGCGATATTTCATACAGATGAAGGCTGGAAAAGTTTTAATTTCAATCCTGAACAATTTAACTATCAATCTTGCGAAGAGGCGATTGATAACCGTATTGAAGTGATTTATCAGCATTCACATGATTGGTCAGACTTTGAAAGCAGTTTACTCAAATGTCGGATCGACGCATTGCCTTAA
- a CDS encoding MFS transporter, which yields MSTLTESVQRLWNRSFTLCLLNNFFLFSYYYALLTVLPIYILKELGGTVQEAGLALTLFLLSSITVRPFSGLIIQKIGKKYAMRGAGTLFALFAFAYLLIDSMWSLLVIRFMHGIWFSILTTVAVPVATDYIPEDRKGEGIGYFVMSTNLGLVFGPLLALTVIQYASFTVLFAVLAAIISIGLLFSWLLNIAEQRVSLSNTAAKFTIHDILEVKVLAVSIVALLTACAYSSVMSFITAFAESKDLLAYTSMFFIVFAVSMLVVRPWVGKLYDRKGASTVLYPCFIFFAIGLLIISLISNQWVLWLSAVFIGIGYGSVFPCLQTLAIQSVEKARMGHAISTFFTLFDIGLALGSVCMGILIAWWGFAITYQICAVLALVTLWVYRHFVVVKPLILDQN from the coding sequence TTGAGTACGCTAACGGAATCTGTACAACGTTTGTGGAATCGTTCTTTCACTTTATGCTTGCTCAATAATTTCTTTTTATTTAGTTATTACTATGCGTTATTGACTGTTTTGCCCATTTATATTTTGAAAGAATTGGGCGGAACGGTGCAAGAAGCAGGTTTAGCATTGACGCTATTTTTACTGTCCTCTATTACGGTACGTCCATTTTCCGGACTCATTATTCAAAAAATTGGTAAAAAATATGCGATGCGCGGTGCAGGGACACTATTTGCCCTGTTTGCCTTTGCTTATTTGCTGATTGATAGTATGTGGTCATTATTGGTTATCCGCTTTATGCATGGGATTTGGTTCAGTATATTAACCACAGTCGCTGTACCTGTTGCTACAGATTATATTCCTGAAGATCGTAAAGGTGAGGGCATTGGCTACTTTGTGATGTCAACCAATTTAGGTTTAGTGTTTGGACCACTGCTTGCACTCACTGTGATTCAATACGCTAGTTTTACAGTTTTATTTGCTGTCTTAGCAGCGATTATTTCAATCGGTTTACTGTTTAGTTGGTTGCTGAACATCGCAGAGCAACGCGTTTCTTTATCGAATACAGCAGCAAAATTCACAATTCATGACATTTTAGAAGTTAAAGTCCTTGCCGTGAGCATAGTCGCTTTATTAACAGCATGTGCCTATTCGAGCGTGATGAGCTTTATTACCGCCTTTGCGGAAAGTAAAGATCTATTAGCCTACACGAGTATGTTTTTTATTGTGTTTGCGGTGTCCATGTTGGTGGTACGTCCATGGGTGGGCAAGCTTTATGATCGCAAAGGTGCGAGTACGGTCCTTTATCCGTGTTTTATCTTCTTTGCGATTGGTTTACTGATCATTAGTCTGATTTCAAATCAGTGGGTACTGTGGTTGTCTGCAGTATTTATTGGTATTGGCTATGGCTCAGTATTTCCATGTTTACAAACCCTTGCGATTCAATCTGTCGAAAAAGCCCGTATGGGCCATGCCATTTCTACCTTCTTTACACTATTCGATATTGGGCTTGCGCTTGGTTCGGTCTGTATGGGTATATTGATTGCGTGGTGGGGCTTTGCAATTACCTATCAAATTTGTGCAGTGTTGGCGCTTGTGACGTTATGGGTATATCGTCATTTTGTTGTGGTGAAGCCTTTAATTTTAGATCAAAATTAA
- a CDS encoding TetR/AcrR family transcriptional regulator, which produces MTEEKTSRRQDCILNAVAEALSEYDYDQLTIEDIAARAGVGKSTIYRWWKHKSDLVLDTFRRHTASVFEMDLQQSLACNLKQQLFKLSVALNHPIGRALLVVMANHRELAGEFFKHYLLPRREETYALITLAIQRGEIRADYRFDLLLDSIYAPIHYQTIFFNTMPDEVYIGALVDLALAPVLLMPTSAVES; this is translated from the coding sequence ATGACTGAAGAAAAAACCTCACGCCGTCAAGATTGTATTTTAAATGCTGTTGCCGAAGCGTTGTCTGAATATGACTATGACCAATTGACCATTGAAGATATTGCAGCACGTGCTGGTGTTGGCAAATCCACAATTTATCGTTGGTGGAAACACAAGTCAGATTTGGTGTTGGATACTTTCAGGCGACATACCGCATCTGTATTTGAGATGGATCTGCAGCAAAGCTTGGCATGCAATCTCAAACAACAACTTTTTAAGCTATCTGTTGCACTGAATCATCCGATCGGTCGGGCGTTATTGGTGGTCATGGCAAATCATCGTGAATTGGCAGGAGAATTTTTTAAACATTATTTGCTGCCCCGTCGTGAAGAAACCTATGCACTCATTACTTTAGCGATTCAACGTGGTGAAATTCGCGCGGATTATCGTTTTGATTTATTGCTCGATTCAATTTATGCCCCAATTCATTATCAGACGATTTTCTTTAATACCATGCCTGATGAAGTTTATATCGGCGCACTTGTAGATCTCGCTTTAGCACCTGTGTTGCTCATGCCTACATCCGCTGTGGAGTCTTAA
- a CDS encoding acyl-CoA thioesterase, whose protein sequence is MAPLDQIAPATDEQSQLTMSVLMTPDMANFSGNVHGGTILKLLDQVAYACASRYSGSYVVTLSVDKVNFKEPIHVGELVTFLSCVNHVGRTSMEIGIRVEAQNIQKRTVRHTNSCYFTMVAVDENGKPKQIPPLNLDNDWKRCRFEAAEQRKIARLQENHHPSCSIYKKTQSV, encoded by the coding sequence ATGGCTCCTTTAGATCAAATTGCACCAGCTACAGATGAACAGTCTCAACTCACCATGAGCGTTTTGATGACCCCAGACATGGCGAATTTTTCAGGTAATGTACATGGTGGTACCATTCTGAAATTATTAGATCAAGTCGCTTATGCATGTGCAAGCCGCTATTCAGGTAGCTATGTGGTCACACTTTCTGTCGATAAAGTGAATTTTAAAGAACCGATTCATGTGGGCGAATTGGTGACTTTCTTGTCTTGTGTGAATCATGTCGGTCGTACGTCAATGGAGATTGGCATCCGTGTTGAAGCACAGAATATTCAAAAACGTACGGTACGTCATACCAATAGCTGCTATTTCACCATGGTTGCTGTCGATGAAAATGGTAAACCAAAGCAAATTCCACCGTTGAACTTGGACAATGATTGGAAACGTTGCCGTTTTGAAGCAGCGGAACAACGTAAAATTGCTCGTTTACAAGAAAATCATCATCCATCTTGTAGTATTTATAAAAAGACGCAAAGCGTTTAA
- a CDS encoding patatin-like phospholipase family protein, which produces MQKHVLNLMAFASCILVGCQTTPQSQHLKPVIKPVLASHTVAEARPNQIDFKKIKETQHRPVIALVLGSGGARGYAHIGAIEVLEQAGIHPDFIVGTSAGSIVGSIYASGKPAIELRNIALSMKANDVRDIRLDMKGFFDGKKVEHYVNLQVDETPLEAMKIPMFVVATQLKQGKKVVFNYGNTGQAVRASVSIPSMFIPTTIANLEYVDGGLVSPVPVDVARELGADIIIAVDILAQPEHTETTNVWGLFNQNINIMQNRLAQEELKHADVVIQPDLREKGHIFDVRGRELTMQAGADATLAKLSEIQQVFKQHQYDAGQQRLKLLTQQH; this is translated from the coding sequence ATGCAGAAACATGTGTTGAATTTAATGGCATTTGCTTCATGCATTTTGGTGGGTTGTCAGACGACACCTCAAAGTCAGCACTTAAAACCTGTGATTAAACCTGTTTTGGCATCGCACACTGTAGCCGAAGCACGTCCAAATCAGATCGATTTTAAAAAAATTAAAGAGACTCAGCATCGTCCAGTGATTGCTTTGGTTTTAGGCAGTGGTGGCGCGCGTGGGTATGCCCACATTGGTGCAATTGAAGTATTGGAACAAGCCGGTATTCATCCTGATTTTATTGTCGGCACTAGTGCAGGCAGTATTGTGGGTTCAATTTATGCCAGTGGCAAACCTGCGATTGAACTACGTAATATCGCGCTGAGCATGAAAGCCAATGATGTTCGTGATATTCGACTAGACATGAAAGGTTTTTTTGATGGTAAAAAAGTAGAACATTATGTCAATTTACAAGTCGATGAAACGCCTTTAGAAGCCATGAAAATCCCGATGTTCGTGGTGGCAACGCAGCTGAAACAAGGCAAAAAAGTGGTTTTTAACTACGGCAATACGGGGCAAGCTGTACGTGCATCTGTGTCTATTCCGAGTATGTTTATTCCTACCACGATTGCAAATTTGGAATATGTCGATGGTGGCTTAGTCAGTCCTGTACCTGTAGATGTTGCACGAGAATTAGGTGCGGATATTATTATTGCAGTCGATATTCTGGCGCAGCCTGAACATACCGAGACCACCAATGTATGGGGCTTGTTTAACCAAAATATTAATATTATGCAAAATCGTTTAGCGCAAGAAGAACTCAAACATGCCGATGTCGTGATCCAACCTGATTTACGTGAAAAAGGGCATATTTTTGATGTGAGAGGTCGTGAGCTCACCATGCAAGCGGGTGCCGATGCGACTTTGGCAAAGTTGTCTGAAATTCAACAGGTATTTAAGCAACATCAATATGATGCGGGTCAGCAGAGGCTCAAGCTTTTAACTCAGCAACATTAA
- a CDS encoding alanine/glycine:cation symporter family protein gives MSDQWNETLLSWVNALNGPLWDFLVVFLVVVGVFYTIATGAVQIRLFWHSVKVMKGSRTKCDDVHGITPFQAFVTGLASRVGVGNVAGVAIAIAIGGPGAVFWMWLTAFLGMSSAFVESSLAQLFKIRDTENKQFRGGPAYYITQGLKQKWLGVVFAVALILTYGFVFNAVQANAIIGATSHAWGWDQANVMLPLGGFDFEISWLGLVLVIMTAAIIFGGIKRIAKVAESFVPFMAILYLMVALYIAVINFDILPSIFQLIFSKAFEFEAAAGGFFGAMISMAMMMGIKRGLFSNEAGMGSAPNAAAASDVKHPVNQGLVQMLGVFVDTFVVCSCTAIIILASGLYENAGFEGVALTQMALESQIGSWGDDFLALILFLFAYSSIIGNYAYAEGNIQFINSSSRMMLVFRILVLVMVYFGAIASVPLIWSMADLFMGVMASINLIAILLLMPFIMMLLKDYTGQLKRGVKEPEFKLDNHPKFKDKVKSDIW, from the coding sequence ATGAGTGATCAGTGGAATGAAACCCTGTTGTCTTGGGTGAATGCGTTAAATGGTCCGCTTTGGGATTTTCTCGTTGTCTTTTTGGTGGTGGTTGGTGTGTTTTACACCATCGCCACTGGTGCCGTACAGATTCGTCTGTTTTGGCACAGTGTAAAAGTCATGAAAGGCAGTCGTACGAAATGTGATGACGTGCATGGTATTACCCCTTTTCAGGCGTTTGTAACAGGTTTAGCCAGCCGTGTTGGTGTGGGTAATGTGGCCGGTGTTGCCATCGCGATTGCGATTGGTGGGCCCGGTGCCGTGTTCTGGATGTGGTTAACAGCATTTTTAGGGATGAGTTCAGCTTTTGTAGAATCTTCCCTTGCGCAGTTATTCAAAATTCGTGATACCGAAAATAAGCAGTTCCGTGGTGGACCTGCGTATTACATTACTCAAGGCCTAAAGCAAAAATGGTTAGGCGTGGTTTTTGCCGTTGCTTTAATTTTAACTTATGGTTTTGTATTTAATGCAGTGCAAGCCAATGCCATTATTGGTGCAACCTCACATGCGTGGGGGTGGGATCAAGCCAATGTCATGTTGCCTTTGGGTGGTTTTGACTTCGAGATTTCATGGTTAGGTTTGGTGTTGGTCATCATGACGGCTGCGATTATTTTTGGCGGTATTAAGCGAATTGCCAAAGTCGCAGAGAGTTTTGTGCCATTTATGGCCATTCTGTATTTGATGGTGGCGCTTTACATTGCCGTGATTAACTTTGATATCTTGCCATCTATTTTCCAACTCATCTTTAGCAAAGCTTTTGAATTTGAAGCAGCTGCAGGTGGCTTCTTCGGTGCCATGATTTCAATGGCAATGATGATGGGCATTAAGCGTGGCTTATTCTCTAATGAAGCGGGTATGGGTTCAGCACCGAATGCTGCTGCGGCATCGGATGTGAAGCATCCTGTGAATCAGGGCTTGGTGCAAATGCTGGGCGTATTTGTCGATACCTTCGTGGTATGTTCATGTACGGCGATTATCATTCTTGCATCAGGTTTGTATGAAAATGCGGGCTTTGAAGGGGTTGCCTTGACGCAAATGGCTTTAGAGAGCCAAATTGGGTCGTGGGGAGATGACTTCTTGGCTTTGATTTTGTTCTTATTTGCCTATTCTTCCATCATTGGTAACTATGCTTATGCAGAAGGCAATATCCAATTTATTAACAGTAGCTCACGTATGATGCTGGTGTTCCGTATCTTGGTATTGGTCATGGTTTACTTTGGCGCTATTGCCAGTGTGCCATTAATCTGGAGCATGGCGGATTTATTCATGGGTGTGATGGCAAGTATTAACTTAATTGCAATTTTATTGCTGATGCCATTTATCATGATGTTGCTGAAAGATTATACTGGTCAGTTAAAACGTGGTGTTAAAGAGCCTGAGTTTAAATTGGACAATCATCCGAAATTCAAAGACAAAGTGAAATCGGATATTTGGTAA
- the gltS gene encoding sodium/glutamate symporter, translating into MDFTFNAFYTLIAAVIVLLLGRFLVNKIDFLKRYNIPEPVAGGLVAAILSLLVHNFWGYSITTSAELQTSFMLIFFASIGLSANFAKLREGGIGLVIFLVTVSVFIVVQNGVGMTLATLLGIDPLIGLIAGSITLTGGHGTAGAWGEIFEVQHGIQGALALGMASATFGLIIGGIIGGPLAKLLINRHSLATPRSGTQIETRHNAPVDINSTEYVPFEYPHRVRLITSDNAITTLGLFAGCLAFAEFMTGFSKGTMFELPTFVWALAGGVLIRNILEGIFKVQIFDRAIDVFGNASLSLYLAMALLSLKLWQLADLAGPLMVILGAQTITMGLYAAFVTFRVMGKNYDAAVLAAGHCGFGMGATPTAVANMQAITNMYGPSHKAFLIVPLCGAFFVDLINATVIQMILKFFA; encoded by the coding sequence ATGGATTTTACTTTTAACGCATTTTATACCTTGATCGCAGCAGTAATTGTGTTATTGCTTGGACGATTTTTGGTAAATAAAATCGATTTTTTAAAACGGTACAATATTCCTGAGCCTGTTGCAGGCGGACTTGTCGCTGCAATTCTCTCATTACTTGTCCATAACTTTTGGGGTTACAGCATTACGACCAGTGCTGAGCTTCAAACCAGTTTCATGTTAATTTTCTTTGCCTCCATTGGTTTAAGTGCAAACTTTGCCAAGTTGCGTGAAGGTGGTATTGGTCTCGTTATTTTCTTAGTAACGGTCTCTGTTTTCATCGTTGTGCAAAATGGTGTCGGTATGACACTGGCAACATTACTCGGTATTGATCCTTTAATTGGTTTGATTGCAGGTTCAATTACCTTGACAGGTGGTCATGGTACTGCGGGTGCATGGGGTGAGATTTTCGAAGTTCAGCATGGTATTCAAGGTGCTTTAGCACTGGGTATGGCAAGCGCAACCTTCGGCTTGATTATCGGTGGAATTATTGGTGGACCTTTAGCGAAATTGCTGATTAATCGCCATAGTTTGGCGACGCCTCGTAGTGGTACTCAAATCGAGACACGCCACAATGCACCTGTTGATATTAATTCGACTGAATATGTGCCATTTGAATATCCACATCGTGTCCGTTTGATTACCTCAGACAATGCGATTACCACTTTAGGTTTATTTGCTGGTTGTTTGGCGTTTGCTGAGTTTATGACGGGCTTTAGCAAAGGAACCATGTTTGAATTGCCAACCTTCGTATGGGCATTGGCGGGTGGTGTTTTAATCCGTAATATCCTTGAGGGGATTTTTAAGGTTCAAATCTTTGACCGTGCAATCGACGTGTTTGGTAATGCTTCTTTATCGCTCTACTTAGCGATGGCATTGTTATCCCTTAAATTATGGCAATTGGCAGATCTTGCAGGTCCGCTTATGGTGATTTTAGGTGCACAAACCATCACGATGGGTCTTTATGCTGCATTTGTGACCTTCCGTGTCATGGGTAAAAACTACGACGCTGCGGTATTGGCTGCGGGTCATTGTGGTTTTGGTATGGGTGCAACGCCAACCGCTGTTGCGAACATGCAAGCGATTACCAACATGTATGGTCCATCGCATAAAGCCTTTTTAATCGTTCCACTCTGTGGCGCATTCTTTGTCGATTTAATTAATGCAACCGTGATTCAAATGATTTTGAAATTCTTTGCATAA